From the Carya illinoinensis cultivar Pawnee chromosome 4, C.illinoinensisPawnee_v1, whole genome shotgun sequence genome, one window contains:
- the LOC122306728 gene encoding protein MKS1-like, whose amino-acid sequence MNPPDPRYSPETPKKELQLQGPRPPPLRVSKDSHKIKKPPPHPQPKPPLNPFRPEQQPLQPVIIYAVSPKVIHATVSDFMSIVQRLTGPSSSSSRVGDLSPAARIASIEKTSPPERNRDKAAAMGEDPIVDGEGVVELGQAHPGILSPAPMTLPPIPDGFFSPTSESQGFPPFHELMSPFWRNGFFAPSPSGLLSAPLISPSPSSLEFLSNFLNF is encoded by the coding sequence ATGAACCCGCCGGACCCAAGATATTCGCCGGAAACTCCCAAGAAAGAGCTTCAGCTCCAGGGCCCCCGCCCTCCTCCTCTCAGGGTCAGCAAAGACTCCCACAAGATCAAGAAGCCTCCCCCACACCCACAACCCAAACCGCCGCTCAATCCCTTCCGCCCCGAACAACAGCCGCTGCAGCCTGTGATTATCTACGCCGTCTCTCCCAAGGTCATCCACGCCACCGTCTCTGACTTCATGTCCATCGTCCAGCGTCTCACGGGCCCGTCTTCGTCTTCGTCTAGGGTGGGAGATCTCTCGCCCGCGGCTAGGATCGCCTCCATCGAGAAGACCAGCCCGCCGGAGAGAAACAGAGACAAAGCCGCAGCGATGGGTGAAGACCCTATAGTGGACGGAGAGGGGGTAGTAGAGCTGGGTCAAGCTCATCCGGGGATATTATCGCCGGCGCCGATGACTTTGCCTCCTATTCCGGACGGTTTCTTCTCACCCACAAGTGAGTCGCAGGGATTCCCTCCGTTCCACGAGCTGATGAGCCCGTTTTGGCGTAATGGATTCTTCGCGCCAAGCCCATCGGGGTTGCTCTCGGCTCCTTTGATTTCTCCATCTCCTTCTTCACTGGAATTCTTGTCCAACTTTTTGAACTTCTAG